A part of Sugiyamaella lignohabitans strain CBS 10342 chromosome D, complete sequence genomic DNA contains:
- the NUP188 gene encoding Nup188p (Subunit of the inner ring of the nuclear pore complex (NPC); contributes to NPC organization and nucleocytoplasmic transport; homologous to human NUP188; GO_component: GO:0016021 - integral component of membrane [Evidence ISM] [PMID 12192589]; GO_component: GO:0016020 - membrane [Evidence IEA]; GO_component: GO:0031965 - nuclear membrane [Evidence IEA]; GO_component: GO:0005643 - nuclear pore [Evidence IEA,IEA]; GO_component: GO:0005643 - nuclear pore [Evidence IDA] [PMID 10684247]; GO_component: GO:0044611 - nuclear pore inner ring [Evidence IDA] [PMID 18046406]; GO_component: GO:0005634 - nucleus [Evidence IEA]; GO_function: GO:0017056 - structural constituent of nuclear pore [Evidence IGI] [PMID 16361228]; GO_function: GO:0017056 - structural constituent of nuclear pore [Evidence IGI] [PMID 8682855]; GO_process: GO:0031990 - mRNA export from nucleus in response to heat stress [Evidence IMP] [PMID 18258809]; GO_process: GO:0051028 - mRNA transport [Evidence IEA]; GO_process: GO:0006999 - nuclear pore organization [Evidence IGI,IMP] [PMID 8682855]; GO_process: GO:0006606 - protein import into nucleus [Evidence IGI] [PMID 16361228]; GO_process: GO:0015031 - protein transport [Evidence IEA]; GO_process: GO:0006810 - transport [Evidence IEA]), whose product MNALLLRWFDIIDETAFLSKGMEKFTPQSQQVIYSLGILISLELLRLDQDFAMESMSQYSYLQKPDVLVKLNSILGVKIVDYGAASPLLLAWSFVLHAFSLALMGQDNDGDADSKTGLAYNDPKYDDFLCQVLPKYKNIDDSNRLDVVEDLGMYSGGLASQAMKLGAFTKLAELFETLPQKLEYASTGANLLLTSLPYVNMTESIARVIHKIISPFKEVSEMFFLDVFADRALTLSKAKVPIAISPFLILGQCFGADLFDLISQMNSYMQELPKGFRDYDFVTREKTSQIELTSDLLLFEHRQEDGQGGFVLPAGTRGELISTAASSGATIVMWNCDYNGWTFLGRILEQSDLDGTWGQLELDILSVINNTLETLLERNRLDDAGELLNFLSAGLGQADIVALITRKLEDAFYNRDIKLCTAGVKFLTLLIAVDPRRVWPYLGRTKLLERNGRGGYLGIILGAVEIVNNDFEFTIAVIELVTALVRDSLASSLDTTISSKVRSEVLSKFTRHLIDVFESFSYWRYSKPEQRISIAISTLNLFSLIVHSTYRSDGATPLEEKVVATLSRASQLITNEFLSTAESAARTLSTILGAIESAAKSNDVLTGGTNLLDDHELIFVNIALQFSSLLVRVRSVLQLPCSYLERKLYEQSPDLVLIFLRYFALHSAVVDVLQSIIGGYWPDEQPSLLAHLGTQYSQMLIGCLGGALTTSLELDSTIAYICDYFSTIIESKQEGLSILLLSGKDTRNTTEKVETVVSLLTVLEERITRTAGESSQTKLPSMLADKMLNSISLAHSTWTLNAAEDKTELCKVLISYIKESLDVDEAVSSNFLLTDTSYKISIAARAIRIMSIQLYKSPKGPGAKAFLDFLSTDNNLIKYTKSFLVVNGFRPSLHGNLKRNFDHKWPKAPLSRYAATALLCNRPYGVEYLHDLGLLDIVLQNHVVWVDGYRGEVIEANVNLSYVDSQMCRVKSWCGFLTSLVLTASSLGDKNMLEKLNSVAAIAIETNLDDNLSLPFFRGIIKLRLDLAFFVSYNLSKTKMHTPTEQQLTTTFQLLADPSIEFLSAAGTSSLVLAGAEPGPEPGDSPVFYKQLLKILNLQLENISVDTGGFRLIQTIHGILDVVAIRGMKSVTNSIQENPTTSGVEDVVQITMILRKCLGFHGVSSLYSNLSQLMTDTGCDQAVMSLFAYSLDLCIVEDDPVFGELALIYLLEWLSIDIMADSLVLGGLLNVLTESPLARAIQHGVIRSTTHPRLFGIWTKGMLTIVLELLKQLGSRIVAEVIVFLNFYSAQIESALRYWLDPQVVISLSNIEETYQLYLLLDVVKKLADPDQTRVIPPFTDKVSVIDSLDYFLSHQRYLSSRLVVTTAEEQKLLLERPSNEDSTSVLAGKVVDQLADLREFLADSNN is encoded by the coding sequence ATGAATGCATTACTATTGCGATGGTTCGATATCATTGATGAAACCGCGTTTTTGTCAAAAGGGATGGAAAAGTTTACACCACAATCTCAACAAGTTATTTATTCGCTCGGTATATTAATTTCTCTCGAGCTACTTCGATTAGACCAAGACTTTGCAATGGAGTCGATGAGCCAATATTCATACCTTCAAAAGCCCGATGTACTGGTCAAACTTAATTCCATTCTGGGAGTCAAAATCGTAGACTATGGAGCGGCTTCACCTTTACTGTTGGCGTGGAGCTTTGTATTGCATGCGTTTTCCCTAGCACTTATGGGTCAGGATAACGatggtgatgctgataGCAAGACTGGTTTGGCGTATAATGATCCCAAATATGACGATTTCCTTTGTCAGGTTTTaccaaaatataaaaatatcgaTGATTCGAATCGATTGGACGTGGTTGAAGATCTTGGAATGTACTCTGGGGGTCTTGCGAGCCAAGCTATGAAACTAGGTGCATTTACAAAATTGGCCGAACTATTTGAAACTCTTCCTCAAAAGCTCGAATATGCAAGCACAGGCGCCAATCTGCTCCTAACCAGTTTGCCATATGTCAATATGACTGAGTCTATTGCAAGAGTTATTCATAAAATTATTTCTCCTTTTAAAGAAGTGTCAGAAATGTTCTTTTTAGATGTGTTTGCTGACAGAGCTTTGACCCTAAGTAAAGCCAAGGTTCCTATAGCCATATCACCGTTTCTTATTCTTGGTCAGTGTTTTGGAGCCGATTTATTTGATCTCATCTCGCAAATGAACTCGTATATGCAAGAGCTTCCCAAGGGGTTCAGGGATTATGATTTCGTTACCAGAGAGAAGACGTCTCAAATCGAGCTGACCTCAGATCTATTGCTATTCGAACATCGTCAGGAGGATGGTCAGGGTGGTTTTGTTCTGCCTGCTGGCACCAGAGGCGAactgatatcaacagcagccagctCTGGTGCTACAATAGTGATGTGGAACTGTGACTACAATGGTTGGACGTTTCTAGGACGCATTTTGGAGCAGTCTGATTTAGATGGAACTTGGGGTCAGTTAGAGCTTGATATATTAAGCGTTATTAACAATACTTTGGAAACTTTGTTAGAAAGAAATCGATTAGACGACGCGGGTGAGTTGCTTAATTTTCTTTCAGCCGGCCTAGGACAAGCTGACATTGTCGCGCTAATAACTAGAAAGTTGGAAGATGCCTTTTACAATCGTGATATCAAACTATGTACAGCAGGTGTTAAATTCTTGACACTTCttattgctgttgatcCTCGGCGTGTATGGCCTTATTTAGGAAGAACGAAACTTCTCGAACGCAATGGCAGAGGTGGATATCTTGGTATAATTCTCGGTGCGGTAGAGATTGTAAATAATGATTTCGAGTTCACCATAGCAGTCATAGAATTAGTGACGGCATTGGTGCGTGATTCATTGGCAAGTTCTCTAGATACAACAATTTCTTCAAAGGTGAGATCTGAAGTGCTGTCTAAGTTTACACGCCATTTGATTGACGTGTTTGAAAGCTTTTCTTACTGGAGGTATAGCAAACCTGAGCAGCGAATTTCAATTGCCATTTCGACATTAAATCTGTTTAGTCTGATTGTGCATTCTACTTATCGTTCTGACGGTGCAACTCCATTGGAAGAAAAGGTTGTCGCGACACTTTCCAGAGCCTCTCAACTAATTACCAACGAATTTCTTTCCACTGCTGAGAGTGCTGCCCGTACGTTGTCCACAATTCTAGGTGCTATTGAATCAGCGGCAAAATCGAACGATGTGTTAACGGGTGGCACAAATCTACTTGACGATCATGAGCTTATTTTTGTCAACATTGCCCTTCAGTTTTCGTCGTTATTGGTGCGGGTTCGGTCTGTTCTACAACTGCCGTGCTCGTATCTTGAACGCAAACTGTATGAGCAAAGTCCTGACCTGGTATTAATATTTCTTCGTTATTTTGCCCTTCACTCGGCCGTGGTTGATGTGTTGCAGTCGATTATTGGTGGCTACTGGCCGGATGAACAACCTAGTTTACTAGCTCACTTGGGAACTCAGTATTCACAAATGCTTATTGGATGTCTGGGTGGGGCATTGACGACTTCTCTGGAACTTGATTCTACTATAGCATACATTTGTGACTACTTTTCGACAATTATTGAGAGCAAGCAGGAAGGGTTATCCATTCTTTTACTCAGTGGAAAGGATACGAGAAACACGACCGAAAAGGTTGAGACCGTAGTATCATTATTAACTGTTCTTGAAGAGCGTATCACAAGGACGGCCGGGGAGTCATCACAAACTAAGCTACCTTCTATGTTGGCTGACAAAATGCTAAACTCAATCTCACTTGCCCATAGTACGTGGACTTTAAATGCAGCAGAGGATAAGACTGAACTCTGCAAGGTGTTGATATCGTATATTAAAGAGTCTCTCGATGTTGACGAGGCTGTTTCATCAAACTTTTTGCTGACAGATACAAGCTACAAGATATCCATTGCAGCCAGAGCTATCCGAATAATGTCTATTCAGCTTTACAAATCTCCCAAAGGGCCTGGAGCCAAAGCGtttcttgatttccttTCTACCGACAACAATCTTATCAAGTACACCAAATCGTTCCTTGTGGTTAATGGGTTCCGCCCGTCGCTTCATGGGAATTTGAAGAGGAATTTCGATCATAAGTGGCCAAAAGCTCCTCTCAGCCGATATGCAGCTACTGCTCTTCTTTGTAACAGACCGTATGGAGTCGAGTATCTTCACGATTTAGGACTTCTGGATATAGTTCTTCAAAATCATGTTGTGTGGGTTGACGGATATAGAGGTGAAGTGATTGAAGCCAATGTCAATCTCTCATATGTTGATTCTCAGATGTGCCGTGTGAAGAGCTGGTGTGGATTCCTTACCTCGCTGGTATTAACCGCTTCTAGTCTTGGTGACAAGAATATGCTTGAAAAGCTCAACTCCGTAGCGGCTATTGCGATAGAGACAAATCTCGATGATAACCTTTCATTGCCATTTTTTAGGGGAATCATTAAGCTGCGATTAGATCTTGCTTTTTTCGTCAGCTACAACCTATCCAAAACTAAAATGCATACTCCCACAGAACAGCAACTGACTACAACATTCCAACTGCTTGCTGACCCCAGTATTGAATTCCTGAGTGCGGCCGGCACGTCTAGTCTGGTATTAGCGGGAGCAGAGCCAGGACCTGAACCAGGGGACTCGCCTGTTTTCTACAAACAGTTGTTGAAAATTCTCAATCTACAACTGGAAAATAtttctgttgatactgGTGGGTTTAGACTCATCCAAACTATCCATGGAATCCTGGACGTGGTAGCGATTCGCGGTATGAAATCAGTTACAAATTCTATTCAAGAGAATCCGACAACCAGTGGagttgaagatgttgtGCAAATCACAATGATTCTCCGTAAATGTCTTGGATTCCATGGAGTGTCGTCATTATACTCCAACTTGTCACAATTAATGACAGATACAGGATGTGATCAAGCAGTGATGAGTCTATTCGCTTACTCTTTAGATTTGTGCATTGTAGAAGACGATCCGGTGTTCGGAGAACTTGCATTGATCTACCTCCTTGAATGGTTGTCCATTGATATTATGGCTGACAGCTTAGTTTTGGGCGGACTATTAAACGTTCTTACTGAAAGCCCACTAGCAAGAGCTATTCAACATGGTGTAATCAGATCGACAACACATCCACGATTATTCGGAATTTGGACAAAGGGTATGCTAACTATCGTCCTTGAGCTCCTTAAACAATTGGGGTCGAGAATTGTTGCAGAGGTTATTGTATTTTTAAACTTCTACTCTGCTCAAATTGAAAGTGCTCTTCGATATTGGCTCGACCCTCAAGTTGTTATTTCTTTATCCAACATTGAGGAAACATATCAGTTATACCTATTATTAGATGTGGTGAAGAAGCTTGCGGATCCGGATCAAACCCGAGTCATCCCTCCTTTCACAGACAAAGTAAGCGTCATTGATTCGTTGGATTATTTCCTTAGTCATCAAAGATATCTGTCGTCGAGACTAGTTGTCACGACAGCTGAGGAGCAAAAATTGTTGTTAGAGCGGCCTTCAAATGAAGATTCGACGAGCGTGTTAGCAGGCAAAGTGGTCGATCAACTGGCTGATTTGCGAGAATTCCTGGCCGACAGCAACAACTAG